GAGTACGGTCGACAATGCCCGCCTCAACACCGCAGAATCGAGCATGCCTAGCTCTTCCTTCGCATACGTCACGTAATGGGTAAACACCGAACTGACATACGAATTGTCGTACTCGGTATCGTTCACCGTTACGGGCATGATCCAATCGCCTACACGGAGTGCATGCATCTGTGTCTGGACATTTTGCACATAGCGGGATGGCTGTTCCGTCATCATGGGCAGCAAGTAGCTTTTGACGTAGTCTGCATCCTGCGCCTGTTCCCAAGGGATTTGCCCCGCTGAGGTCCCTTCATACCATTCAATCAATGGCCTACTCACCTGGAACAAACATCCTCTCTACCCGCCGCAATTTTTTCGTACCCAGATTCAACCCGTACGGCACAAAAACAATCGCAGGCACTTTTCCTTGTTGATCGGCAATGGCTCGCTCAAGACTTTGGCGTACTCGTTCCTGCTCTTGCGTCGACGGTCCTTCCCCATCCTTCATGAGCAGCGCTACCTCAACTTGCTCGTAGCTTAGCTGCCGTACCGTATACTCTTCTATCGCATCAGACGAGGTAATGACAGCCCGACGGATGAAATCAGGAAAGACCGATATCCATCGCGCTTCGTGTTCATGGCGAAAAACAAACAGATCATCTGCCCTGCCCTCAATCGATTCCAGTGCCATAAACACCGAGCCACATGGACAAGGCGTACGCTTTTCCCTCAAAATGTCGTTCAATCGATAACGGATAATCGGCTGTGTCGTCCGGGAAAAGTCTGTGATGATCGGAAAGAATCGCTCCTTTTGCTCATCGAGATATTCCTTTTCCACCACCACGAGGTCTTCATTGACATGCAACGTCCCGTGTGAGCAGCTCACCGCAAGCAGCCCTTCTGTGCATTGATAAATTTGATGCACGATCTGCCCGAACACTTCTGCGATGTACGCTTGATCCAACGGGTCCAGCACTTCAGCCACCGAGATCACCTTGATCGGAGATATCCGCAGCTTCCCTTGACGCTGGGCGGTCGCGAGCATTCTCAACATCGAGGCTGGCGCAACCAACACCGTCGGCTGATACTGATT
This genomic stretch from Brevibacillus brevis harbors:
- a CDS encoding F390 synthetase-related protein — protein: MEIMTLLKQYVKTKWLARRFSSREQLVKWQDAQVRAMLSRILPTSPFYRKRLGMPEQWRQMEPIDKKRMMDHFDELNTCGVKKEEAFAIALKAETTRDFTPQLNGVTVGLSSGTSGNRGLFLVGPQEQAKWAGVILAKALPGQLWSTHRIAFFLRANSNLYTAVNRRRIQFSFFDLQIPLDQHLDHLNQYQPTVLVAPASMLRMLATAQRQGKLRISPIKVISVAEVLDPLDQAYIAEVFGQIVHQIYQCTEGLLAVSCSHGTLHVNEDLVVVEKEYLDEQKERFFPIITDFSRTTQPIIRYRLNDILREKRTPCPCGSVFMALESIEGRADDLFVFRHEHEARWISVFPDFIRRAVITSSDAIEEYTVRQLSYEQVEVALLMKDGEGPSTQEQERVRQSLERAIADQQGKVPAIVFVPYGLNLGTKKLRRVERMFVPGE